In the genome of Dyadobacter fermentans DSM 18053, the window CGTCGCGCGAAGCGGCTGTGTAAGGGAGCCGCTTTGGCAATGCCCTTCCGGGGGTTACCGCATTCACTGCCGAAGTCCACTGGCCCGGAACGTAGTTCTGATCGGTGGCAGCGACCGGCGATTTTTCGGGATAACCAGTACGCGCCTGATCCCAGAACGACTCGTACCCCTGACGGAACATCGCAACCCATTTTTGGTACATGATCGCTTTTAATTTTGCCTCGGTATTACCAGCCGACGGATACTCATAAACACCACCTTTGGCAATTTTTTTTGCATCAAACGTAATATTGAATTTCGCGTATGCTTCCGTTACAGCCTTATCATAAAACTCTTTTGCTTTGGCATCGTTGCCTAGGCGCAGATACGACTCCGAAAGGATAAAGTATATCTCGTCGATGCTGAAAAAATAGAAGGGATCGGTAGGCAACATTCTGGCGACGCTGGGAGTTGTTACCGCGACTGTAGTTAGGTAATCCCCTTGCACAATGCCATACTGGCCGGTAGGGCCAGGTGCGAAGTAAGCGGCCAAACGAGCATTGTCATTATTCTCTTCCAGATACAATTGCAATGTGCGACTCAAACGGAGGTTGGTCCCAGTGCCCAATTGACGAATATTGTTTTCGTAAAGCGGGTTACTCTTGTTGGGCTCGTCCACAAACTTTGTGATCGCTGCATCGTCTTCCAGCAAAGGGGTATTGGCATCCAGCATGGCTTTGATAGCCGCCAAGGCCTGCGTTTTGTTAGCGCTCTCAGTCTGGCGAAGGTACATTTTCAGTTTCAGCGTGTTCACGAACCGCTTCCAGAGATCAATTTGCTCAGCTGAACTGGATCCGCCCCAAATCAGGTCCGATCCTACCGCCGTAGACGTTCCATTGTTAAAATCCAGCGCCAACGCGGCATCCAGTCGTTTCAACAGTTCGGCGTATACCGCAGGGCCATCGTCGTATTTTGGTGTTTTGATGGTTTCTACCTGCAATGCCTCGGACAACGGGATCTTATCAAACCAATCGGTCAGCGTCAGGTAAGCGTAAGTTTGCCCGGCGATGGCCTGCAACAGCATATTGTTGTTGCCGGACTCGGTCGCCTGCCTTTTCACGTCCTCAAAATCGTTGATGGCACTGGCATACAATTCGGTCCACGCGATATTATAATCGGCGGGTGTGAGGTCGTACGAATCGATATTGCGGTACTGGTTCGCCGAGTTGGACTGTGTCCAGTGCTGTGACCACATCCCTCCGATGATCGCCAGATCACCGCCGACGGTACCTGCCAGGGAAGCCTGCGCTGCCGGCAAAACGTATTCCGCAGGTACGGTCCTCGGATTGTTGGGATCTTCGTTCACATCCAGCCAATCGTTGCAAGATCCCAGCGAAAATGCTGCAAACAGCAAAAAGCCGTTCTTTATAATTCCTTTCATTTGAATCCTTATTAGAATGATAGATTTAACTGGACACCATAAGTAGCCGTAGACGGACCAGCGGCAAATTCACCGTAGAGGTTTTTCAGACTGGTACCAAACGTGTTGGCTTCCGGATCCACATAATGGTTTGCCTTAGGCGTCCACAGGATCAGGTTCCTTCCGAAAATACCGATGGACGCGCCGCGGACGGGCAATTTTTCCAATGATTTTTTCGGCACGGTGTAAGTCAACGACACGTTTCTCAGCTTGAAGAAGGTCCTGGGCAGCACATGATTGAATTCGTTGGCAGACGTTTGTCCTCCGTAGTAGGTGAATACATCGGCTCTTGAAACCGGCGTCGTGTTAGGGATAAAACCGCCATCATGCTCCACCACCGAGCCTGGAACTACAAACGGCTCTCTGTCATTATATTGCGTATTATAGGCGTTTCCATTGAAGTAGTTAAGGCGGGCTGTGTAAGAGTAGAACACACCACCATTACGGTAATCACCATTTGCACTCAGCCTTAAACCTTTGAAATCCAGGTAGGTCGACAAGCCGAGCGTGTAATTCGGATTGATCGAGCCCCGGTATGTTTCTTCGGAGCTTACCAGCGGCAGACCGGTTTCAGGGTTTACGATAATGTTTCCGTTTGGATCACGACGTGTGTCTGGTGAGTAGATTGAACCCAGCGGCTCGCCTACTTTGGCACGTAATTTCACATTGTAGCTGCTGTTCAACAGGATATTACCCGATCCGCCTTCCAATCCCAGGGATTCGACCTTATTCCAGATCTTGTTATAATTGAAAGTAACACCCCATTCAATTTTATCCGTACGCACCGGCACCAGGTTAAGGGCCAGCTCTAACCCTTTATTGCGCACGCTTCCCAGGTTAACCGTTTGCGTGGTTACACCCGTAGCCGGTTCCAGGCTCAGGCTGATGATCTGGTTCTTGGTCAGCTTATTGTAATAGCTCAGATCGAGCCCTACCCTTCTTCCGAAAAAGCCCAGTTCAAGCCCTCCTTCATATTCGTTTGAAATTTCAGGTTTCAAAGCCTCGTTTCCACGGTTGTTGGAAACTTCGTAGGCGTTGATCCCGCCGAATGGGAACACAATATTTCCGAAACCACCCGCGCGCACATCACCCGGCACATACACAGAATAAATTTGGTAAGGATCCGCGTCGTTACCCGCGGAAGCGGCGGCAAAACGTACTTTTACGAATGGGATTTCAGCAGGAAGTTTGAAAACATCGGACAGAACCGCGCTAATGCTGGCGCTCGGATAGAAATACGAGTTTTTGCCTTTTGGAAGTGTACTTGTCCAGTCGTTACGTGCCCCTACGGTCAGGTATAACCAGTTATCAAATCCAAATGTCGCTGAACCATATACACCTACCAGGCGTCGTTTGCTGGTTGTGCCGAAAGTAATCGGTGTCACCGAGCTGTTCGACAGGCTGTAAAAGCCCGGCAAATCGAGGTTGGTCACTTTGGAAAAGTGGGTAAGTGCGGTTCTTTCATTCAGGTTGTGCCCAAGGAAAGCCTGTACATCGAATCTTGATCCGAAATTGTGTTTATAATTTAAGATTAGATCGCTGTTGAATTGGCGATTCTGTCTCCCGAGTTGTGAAACGGCACCAAATACATCGTTGGCAATACCGTAATTCGGTGAACCTTCCGTAATCCGGCCTACATTACCCCAGTCTTTCTGAAATGCGTCCGAATAGTCGCCCCCCAGCCTCCATGTCGCACTCAGCTCTTTCAGTATCTGATAGTTGAATTCCAGATTACCATAGATACGGTCTTCGTCGTAGTTGTTACCCTGGTTATAAAGCGTCCAGTAAGGGTTTTGGGCGTATGGTGTAAAATACGTATCCAACGTCATGTATTTGTAAAACGGATTGCTCGGATCGAGGATAGCTTTCGAGTCCACAATCGAGTGGTCTCTCGGGATCTGGATCAGCTCTTGCCACAGCACTTTACCACCTCCCGCATCATCGCCCTGGCCGGTAGCTACCGCTTTCTGATTTTTGTGTACATAGTTGATGTTGGCATTTACCGAGAACTTGTCCAGCTTCAAACCACCACTCAGGCTCAGCGTATTACGTTTGTATGAGTCCGCGTTGGTAGGTACAACACCATCCGCGGTCGCGTTGGAATAAGCTACGCGGTAGTTAGCCGTTTCGGTACCGCCAGATACCGCAATGTTGTTATTCCATTCGTAGCCTTTATCGAAGAAGTCCTTGATATTGTCTTCCTGTGCCGAGAACGATTTCAACATCTGTGCATTGTCGATCACATTGCCCCATACACGTGGCTGGCCGTCGAGCTTCGGTCCCCATGAACCGTTTTCGAGGCGATCGAATATGCCGCTCCATCCTTGGCCGTACGTATTTTGCAGGTGTGGTACGCGAAGTATTCGGGATTGCGCAAATGACGATGAAATGTCAACCTGTGTCTTACCGGATTTTCCTCTTTTGGTAGTAATCAGGATCGCACCGTTGGCTGCGCGGCTACCGTATAAGGCGGATGCCGAAATGCCTTTCAGTACGGTAATGCTTTCAATTTCGTTAGGGTTGATGTCGTTCATCTGGTTACCGAAGTCCATCGAACGGTTGAAATCATCATTGCTGTTTTGCGCATTGGTTGATGAAGTGTTACCGCGGTTGTTCATCGGCACGCCGTCGATGACGTAAAGCGGCTGGTTGTTCCCGGTCACGGAATTGAAACCGCGGATGTTCAGGACGGTCGACGCACCCGGTGCTCCTGACGCCGTGTTTACAGACAGACCGGGCACGCGCGCACTAAGCGCATCGAGCGGGCTGGTGTTACGGGCTTCCGTGATGGATGTGTTTGAAATGGTGGCGGTGCTGTAACCGAGCGACTTACGCTCACGCGAAATACCGAGCGCGGTTACGACCACCTCGCCCAGCTGCTGGGCATCCGACGCCAATGTTACGTTGATCGTCGATTTCGAGCCGACCACGATGCTCTGGCTGATGTAACCCACGAACGAGTACACCAATGTTCCGGAAGAGGGGGCCGAGATAGTGTACTTTCCGTCGATATCGGTGGTGATACCTCGGGTCGTACCTTTCAGGGTGATGTTTACACCGGGGAGCACGCTACCGTCGTCGGCGGTAACAACTCCCGATACTTGTTTATCCTGGGCAAATGCCTGCCAGCCAGGAATCAATAAGCACCCTAAGAATAGAAACAGTAGAGTCTTTCTCATACAAAGGATTTAAAGTTTGTTTATTGGGTTAATTGCGTCAAGGTTACAAAACTAATTGTTGTTTCAATCAATTACAACGCCCTGCAAATCAATGTCCAGAATATAATTTGGCAGAAACGGGCTTTCATTGCCAGTTTGTTAGCAGGAAGCGTAAAAAAGGTTGCATAAACGTATTTATTAGAACTTCACGCGTTTTGCGGTATTCGTCGCCAAAATTTCAACACTACCAACCTTTCCTTAGACGATTTTCAAACAATTCTAATATTAACTAAATGTGATGTGGAGGGAAAAGTGCGGATTCGAGGCCTGAAAAACGCCCGTTTAAAGGCTCGAAAAATTTGATTCAAAATACAAACAATATTAAAAAAATGCAAATAATTAATAAAAATTCCTTCATCCTTTCCATTCAGAAAATCACGCCGTTGGCTGCGGCCGCTTCTATTTAGATTCTTTCTTAAAACGAGCTACGTATATAGCCGACGTATACTAAAACCGTCGATTGGCCCAAATATGGGCTGATTACGCCAAACGCTGCAAAATCCTCAAAAAAAGGGCATAATCATTAGCATTTGCTTAAAATCACGCAATTTTTCGGAAATGAGTCATATTTGAAAAAATTGCAAAAAACATTCCTTTGCAAGTATAATATTTGCCAAATCAGTCACAAAAACCAAAGCAAATTTTGAAGATTAGCAATAACCGGGTTGTAATGGTCAAACTAATAGTTATTTTTGCAACAGTATGTTTACATAACAAACCTAACTTTAAGATTAATTTATGAGGAAGATTTTATGCTCCCTAATGGGGTGTATGCTGCTATTTCTGACGCAGCTGCACGCCCAGGATCTCGCCGTGACCGGTACGGTCACCGCGGACGACGGCTCGATACTTCCGGGCGTGAACATTTCTTTGAAAGGTACTACTCGCGGTACCACCACCGATACCGACGGAAAGTACTCGATATCGGCCGCTTCCGGCACTACGCTCGTGTTCAGTTTTATCGGTTTCCAGAGCCAGGAAGTGGTTGTAGGCAGCCAGTCGGTGATCAACGTCTCCCTGAAAAACGATGTAAGCCAACTTCAGGAAGTAGTTGTAACCGCCCTTGGACAGGAGCGGAAGCGCAATGAGCTCGTGTATGCAGCCCAGCAAATCAATAATGAGCAGATCGTACAGGCACGTAACCCGAACGTGATGAACTCGCTGGCAGGTAAAATTGCCGGTCTGGATATCAAAACCAACAATAACCTCGGTGGATCGACCAGCGCGGTGATCCGTGGTTACAAATCCATCACCGGTAACAACCAGGCATTGTGGGTGATCGACGGCGTGCCGGTGACGAACGCCAACAACAACTCGTCCGACCAGCAGACCGGCCGCTCCGGCACCGACTACGGTAATGCCGCCTCCGATATCAACCCGGACAACATTGCCTCGGTGAACGTGCTCAAAGGCGCCGCTGCGACAGCCCTCTACGGCTCACGCGCAGCCAACGGGGTAATCCTCGTTACCACCAAGCAAGGCCGCAAAAACAGCTTCGACGTGACCGTCAACAGCGGCGTTACCTGGGGCAAGATCGACAAAAGCACGTATGTGAAATACCAGAAAGAATATGGAGCAGGTTATGGCGGCGACGGCTCGGCCAACAAATTCTACCGCGGTAACCTGGGCTCAGGCGAAGGCGACATCGCGATATTCGACGCCGATGCCTCTTACGGAGCGAAATTCGATCCCAACAGAATGGTATACCAATGGGATGCGCTTGACCCCTCGTCGCCGACCTATGGCCAGATGACCCCCTGGGTAGCCGCCAAAAACGGCCCTGACGCATTCTTCCAAACCGCAGTTACGTCCAACCAGAGCGTAAGCATCCTGGGCGGAGGCGAAAACACCACTTTCAAGGCCGGTTTTACCCGCAGCGACGAAAAAGGGGTGCTTCCGAACAGTAAACTCGGCAAAAACCTGTTCAACTTCTCGGCGTCGTTCGACCTGACCAAGAAGCTGACGATCTCCGCCAATGCGAACTACTCGCAGGTGAAAGGCGTGGGCCGCTACGGAACCGGTTATGACGGCAAAAACCCTAATCAGCAGTTCAGACAGTGGTTCCAGACGAACGTCGACATTCTCGAACAGAAAGCTGCGTATTTCAGGAACAGACAGGATGTAACCTGGAACTGGGGCGATCCGCGGGCGCCATTCGATCAGAACGGCCCCATTTACTCCGAAAACCCATATTTCTCCCGCTACGAAAACTTCTCGAACGACTCTCGTGACAACTTCTTCGGCTATGCCGCGGCAGTTTACAAAATCGCACCGTGGGTTGACCTCACCACGCGTTTCGCCTACAACGGCACGCAGGATATGCAGGAAGAGCGCATTGCATT includes:
- a CDS encoding SusD/RagB family nutrient-binding outer membrane lipoprotein, with protein sequence MKGIIKNGFLLFAAFSLGSCNDWLDVNEDPNNPRTVPAEYVLPAAQASLAGTVGGDLAIIGGMWSQHWTQSNSANQYRNIDSYDLTPADYNIAWTELYASAINDFEDVKRQATESGNNNMLLQAIAGQTYAYLTLTDWFDKIPLSEALQVETIKTPKYDDGPAVYAELLKRLDAALALDFNNGTSTAVGSDLIWGGSSSAEQIDLWKRFVNTLKLKMYLRQTESANKTQALAAIKAMLDANTPLLEDDAAITKFVDEPNKSNPLYENNIRQLGTGTNLRLSRTLQLYLEENNDNARLAAYFAPGPTGQYGIVQGDYLTTVAVTTPSVARMLPTDPFYFFSIDEIYFILSESYLRLGNDAKAKEFYDKAVTEAYAKFNITFDAKKIAKGGVYEYPSAGNTEAKLKAIMYQKWVAMFRQGYESFWDQARTGYPEKSPVAATDQNYVPGQWTSAVNAVTPGRALPKRLPYTAASRDVNPNAPAAVPVTEKIWWMK
- a CDS encoding SusC/RagA family TonB-linked outer membrane protein, whose product is MRKTLLFLFLGCLLIPGWQAFAQDKQVSGVVTADDGSVLPGVNITLKGTTRGITTDIDGKYTISAPSSGTLVYSFVGYISQSIVVGSKSTINVTLASDAQQLGEVVVTALGISRERKSLGYSTATISNTSITEARNTSPLDALSARVPGLSVNTASGAPGASTVLNIRGFNSVTGNNQPLYVIDGVPMNNRGNTSSTNAQNSNDDFNRSMDFGNQMNDINPNEIESITVLKGISASALYGSRAANGAILITTKRGKSGKTQVDISSSFAQSRILRVPHLQNTYGQGWSGIFDRLENGSWGPKLDGQPRVWGNVIDNAQMLKSFSAQEDNIKDFFDKGYEWNNNIAVSGGTETANYRVAYSNATADGVVPTNADSYKRNTLSLSGGLKLDKFSVNANINYVHKNQKAVATGQGDDAGGGKVLWQELIQIPRDHSIVDSKAILDPSNPFYKYMTLDTYFTPYAQNPYWTLYNQGNNYDEDRIYGNLEFNYQILKELSATWRLGGDYSDAFQKDWGNVGRITEGSPNYGIANDVFGAVSQLGRQNRQFNSDLILNYKHNFGSRFDVQAFLGHNLNERTALTHFSKVTNLDLPGFYSLSNSSVTPITFGTTSKRRLVGVYGSATFGFDNWLYLTVGARNDWTSTLPKGKNSYFYPSASISAVLSDVFKLPAEIPFVKVRFAAASAGNDADPYQIYSVYVPGDVRAGGFGNIVFPFGGINAYEVSNNRGNEALKPEISNEYEGGLELGFFGRRVGLDLSYYNKLTKNQIISLSLEPATGVTTQTVNLGSVRNKGLELALNLVPVRTDKIEWGVTFNYNKIWNKVESLGLEGGSGNILLNSSYNVKLRAKVGEPLGSIYSPDTRRDPNGNIIVNPETGLPLVSSEETYRGSINPNYTLGLSTYLDFKGLRLSANGDYRNGGVFYSYTARLNYFNGNAYNTQYNDREPFVVPGSVVEHDGGFIPNTTPVSRADVFTYYGGQTSANEFNHVLPRTFFKLRNVSLTYTVPKKSLEKLPVRGASIGIFGRNLILWTPKANHYVDPEANTFGTSLKNLYGEFAAGPSTATYGVQLNLSF